Part of the Sorghum bicolor cultivar BTx623 chromosome 1, Sorghum_bicolor_NCBIv3, whole genome shotgun sequence genome, AATTCAGAAGTTGAGAGCTATAAACTATGCTCTGGGTGAACTAGGACAGTGGTGTGCTTACAAGGTACTGCTTCACATTTAACAGTGAACTAGTGCATTGCTAGCTGTCTTGTGTTTCTAACTGCTATATCTGCTTAATTTCAGGTTGCACAGTCATTCTTGACAGCACTCCAGAACGATGAAAGGGCCAACTACCAGGTCGATGTTAAGTTTCAAGAGTCATACTTGAAAAAAGTAGTTGATTTGTTACACTGCCAGTTGACTGAAGGGGCTGCAATGAAAAGTGATAGTAATGATGTTGAAACGCATAATTCTGAAAACCCGAAGCCAAATGAACTTGAGGAGGGAGAGCTGCCTGACAGTCATGGTACTAATAGTCTTTTTCTTGCAAAATGTGTTCTGTAgtcacctttttctttttaacctTCCCCAATGAATTTCCCTTCTTCCTTCGTTCTACAGTTAGCACctattttgtttattttttgTCCACCTGAGGGTATACAATTAGCACCTATTTTGTTTGCTTTTTTGTCTTTTATTATACCTGAGGTTATCTCAGCCTCACTTTTAACACTGTGTGCTGTTATTTTCTACTAGCTGTTTCTGTAGGTGAACATGTAGATGAAGTCATTGGTGCAGCAGTGGCTGATGGAAAAGTTACTCCTAGGGTGCAAGCTTTGATAAAAATACTTCTCAAGTATCAGCACACTGAGGATTTTCGTGCTATCATATTTGTAGAGCGAGTGGTTACAGCATTAGTCCTTCCTAAGGTAGGGACTGTTTTCCACATCTTAAGATCAATTACTTCTGAACCGTTTATGAATTCTCTGACCTGTTTCCCTTTCATGACCGCTTAGGTCTTTGCAGAACTTCCATCATTGGGCTTTATACGGTGTGCAAGCTTGATAGGTCATAACAATAACCAGGAGATGCGGTCATGccaaatgcaggatacaatcgcaAAATTTCGTGATGGACGTGTATGTTTCTATTCATGACATGATTTAGCATATTGTTTGATGTGGCAAGCCCACCTTTTGTGAGTTTAGCTATGTTGCTAGCTAGGCTTAACGATCTGCATTCAATGATTCTATGCAATCTGCTAAATTTCATAATGTCCAAGTATGTTTATACTCATGACAGAATTCTACATTCATATTTTTCATTCCAATTACATATCTGTTGTAAGTATAAAACTATGTTAATAAATATGTCCAAGTACATATCTGTTGTACTTTTAGCCTTTAGGGGTATATATTGGAGTTGATTTGTGTCTCATACACcagtttaaaaaaaaactctgtTACGGGTTTGCAGGTTACACTGTTAGTTGCAACTAGTGTTGCAGAGGAAGGACTTGATATTCGGCAGTGCAATGTTGTCATTCGCTTTGACCTTGCAAAGACTGTTTTGGCCTACATTCAGTCTCGGGGTCGTGCTAGAAAGCCTGGATCTGACTACATATTGATGCTTGAAAGGTAATTATGTGTCACCAAAACTGTTGATACCATTAAAATATGTTCTGTTTAAATCCATTGACTTATATAAATTAATTATGCCAGAGGAAATTTGTCTCATGAAGCTTTCTTGAGAAATGCTCGGAATAGTGAAGAGACATTGAGAAAAGAAGCTATTGAGAGAACTGATCTCAGTCATCTTGATGGCACTTCTATGCTAAGCCCTGTTGATACATCACCTGATTCTATGTACCAGGTTGAATCAACAGGGGCTGTTGTCAGTCTGAACTCTGCAGTTGGACTCATACATTTTTACTGCTCACAGCTGCCGAGTGACAGGTACATAACTTCTTGTGATTCCTTTGGTATACTAGCTCAATTGATTTTTGAAATCGCAGGCTCATCAGTAGTTTCCTACTTCCAGATACTCTATTCTTCGACCGGAATTTATTATGCAAAAGCATGAGAAGCCAGGGGGTTCAACAGAATATTCTTGCAAACTTCAACTTCCTTGTAATGCTCCATTCGAGAAGCTTGAAGGTCCTATATGCAGTTCAATACGCCTGGCACAACAAGTAATGACAGTTCATTAGAACACATTATTAATCAGTTTTTTCTATACATTTTATCCATTATTTTGAACTGTGCCTGGTTCTTTTTGTGCAGGCTGTTTGTTTAGCTGCTTGTAAGAAGCTACATGAGATGGGTGCCTTCACAGATATGCTTTTACCTGACAGAGGAAGTGGGGAAGGAGAAAAGACTgaacaaaatgacgaaggtgatCCACTGCCTGGAACAGCACGCCACAGAGAGTTCTTTCCTGAAGGGGTTGCTGAAATTCTGCGGGTTAGTATTTCCTTTCTCACATTACCTGAGCTTCAACTTAACCTAGTCTTAATGGTTCTTTGTGAATTGCGATCTGCTGATACTTTTGGTTTCTAATTAGTTTCATTTCACTGAACTTTGTTTTCAACAGGGAGAATGGATTTTATCTGGAAGAGATGGTTACCAAACTTCACAGTTTATTAAGTTATATTTGTATTCTGTGAACTGTGTAAACATTGGGACTTCAAAGGACCCTTTCGTTACACAACTTTCAAATTTTGCTCTTGTTTTTGGCAATGAGCTGGATGCAGAGGTATTTTTTTCCTGGTGATAGTACGCAACTTGAGAAAATGGACGTTTAAAAGTCTATAATGTTTTAATTTTTAGGTTTTATCGACGACGATGGATCTCTTTGTTGCTAGGACAATAATAACAAAGGCATCTCTCGTATTCCGTGGACCAATTGAAATTACAGAAAGTCAGGTTGATTTTCTTGCAATGGCAGCAAAGTTCATTTCCATATTTTTTTACATTAATGTTGCTAATCTTGCTCATGTGCTTCCAGCTGATCCTGCTGAAGAGCTTTCATGTTAGGCTCATGAGCATAGTACTTGACGTTGATGTTGATCCCTCAACAACTCCTTGGGATCCAGCAAAAGCATACCTCTTTGTTCCTGTGGGAGCTGAGAAATGTATGGATCTTTTAAGAGAGATAGATTGGACTCTAGTTAACAGCATTGTGAATTCTGATGCCTGGAACAACCCTCTTCAGAGGGCACGCCCAGATGTCTATCTAGGCACAAATGAAAGGACACTTGGCGGAGATAGGAGGGAATATGGGTTCGGGAAGCTGCGTAATGGAACTGCATTTGGACAGAAAGCCCACCCTACGTATGGTATTAGAGGAGCCATTGCTGAATTTGATGTTGTCAAAGCATCTGGATTAGTTCCTGGTCGTGGGCGGGGACATTTTAATGATTATCAAAACCAAGGCAAGTTGTTCATGGCAGATTCATGTTGGGATGCTAAAGATCTTGCTGGAATGGTTGTAACTGCCGCCCACTCAGGAAAAAGGTTCTATGTGGACAGTATTTGCGACAACATGAATGCAGAAAATTCGTTCCCTAGGAAAGAGGGTTATCTGGGTCCCTTGGAGTACAGCTCGTTCGCTGATTACTACAAGCAGAAGTAAGATAAGTTTTGAATGCTGAAAGCAAAAGGAGTTCTCTCTTAGCTCTGGCTGTTTCTGCTTTCCCTTTTTGGCAAAGTAGCTTTATGGCAGCATATCATGATCCTTCTTGTTTTCCCTCTCAGGTATGGTGTGGAGTTAATTTATAAGAAACAACCTCTTATACGGGCACGTGGTGTTTCATACTGCAAAAATCTACTTTCTCCTAGATTTGAGCATTCTGAAGGTAAAAGCtatgcattcttttgtgagatttcatttagattttttttgtttgcctTAGTATTTTACTATTCATTGATGTTTTGGTCTTTCAAGCCCATCCAAGACTTCCTATTCAGCCTTAGATTAATTTAATAAAGAAATACAAACTTAGTGCTTAATATAAATAGGAGAGTGTTTGTATAATGGATTTGTACTACTATTGTTTTGCAGCTGGCAATGGAGAGTTCTCAGAGAATCTTGACAAAACATACTATGTGTATTTACCACCCGAATTGTGCCTTGTGCATCCTCTTCCCGGATCACTTGTTCGTGGAGCTCAGAGGTTACCCTCAATAATGAGAAGGGTGGAGAGCATGCTTCTTGCAATTCAACTGAAGGACATAATTGGTTATCCAGTTCCTGCAAATAAGGTACACCTGCAGCTCTCAAGCCTGCATGTTTTAGGGAAAACATTCGAATATCCCCTGGTATAATTTACCAGTAAACAGAACACTTAAATTTGTCCTTTCTATATTATACCACTGTCTTCTATTGAGATGTCGAAGACTACATGCATCAAGCAAATTAAGTGGAGCACGCAATGACACCTCTAGGCCTTCATTGTGGCTCCTAGCTTTGGTGGACCGTGTCTGTTAACAAGAAAAAAATGTTAAACTGACCAATATGTACTCAATCCAGGTGCTACTAAATACTAATGCTTGTTTTGTACATGATAATAGGCGTGGTAAAACTTATGGGTCTAGTCTTCTGAAAAGACCATGCTTGTTTGCCTTATGCCCTTATGAGAAAAATGTGGAAATACCATAAACCCGTCCTCTATTCACCTAGATTCATCATGCAATAGCTAAATGTTATTCTCAGATAAACTTGAAATTCTGCACATCGATTAATAGCTTTTTGTTTGTGTGGTTCGCAGATATTGGAAGCCTTGACTGCTGCGTCATGCCAGGAGACATTCTGCTATGAAAGAGCAGAGCTGCTGGGCGATGCATACTTGAAATGGGTTGTGAGTAGATTCCTTTTCCTAAAATATCCTCAAAAGCACGAGGGACAGCTCACAAGGATGCGGCAGCAGATggttagcaacatgatcctgtATCAATACGCTTTGGATAAAAACCTCCAATCTTATATCCAAGCAGATCGGTTTGCTCCATCAAGATGGGCAGCTCCAGGAGTGTTACCTGTATTTGATGAAGAAACAAGAGATTCTGAACCATCCATCTTTGATGAGGAATTTGCTCCTAGCAGAGAGTTAGAAAAGAGCTCGTATGATGACTATGAGGAGGATAGCATGCAAGAAGACGGTGAAATTGAGGGAGATTCTAGCTGCTATCGTGTTCTATCAAGCAAAACATTAGCAGATGTTGTGGAAGCACTTATTGGTGTCTATTATGTAGCTGGAGGGAAAATTGCTGCAAACCATCTGATGAAATGGATCGGTATTAATGCAGAGTTGGATCCTCAAGAGATCCCTTCTTCAAAGCCATATAACATACCTGAGAGCATAATGAAAAGCATCAATTTTGACACATTAGAGGGTGCATTGGGTATCAAGTTTCAGAATAAAGGCTTACTTGTTGAAGCTATAACGCATGCATCAAGACCATCATCAGGTGTTTCCTGTTACCAGCGCTTGGAATTTGTTGGTGATGCTGTATTGGATCATCTCATTACGAAGCACTTATTTTTTACTTATACCGACCTACCTCCGGGCCGCTTGACTGACTTGAGAGCTGCAGCTGTTAATAATGAGAACTTTGCAAGGGTTGCAGTTAAGCATAAGCTGCATGTACATCTTCGCCATGGATCATCTGCATTGGAGACACAGGTGGGCCATTCTTAATGTTCAGTAGTGAACTTCCTTGTTACTGCATTCCAAATTACAAGGTgtcttggcttttctagatgcaTAGCTTTTTATGCACTTAGAAATACATTATGTCTAGATGTGTAGTAAAAGCAATgtttctagaaaagccaaaacgtcttataatttggaattgaGGGAGTATGTGTTACTATATGCTGTAATGTTTGAACTAGAGTTTTGTTATGTTGAAATCATTGCCACGTTTTGGAAGCAGTGCTGACTATTTTATCTCTATCCTCTGAAGATTCGAGAGTTTGTGAAGGATGTCCAGGTGGAGCTTTTGAAACCAGGTTTCAATTCTTTTGGGCTTGGGGATTGTAAGGCTCCTAAGGTTCTCGGAGACATTTTTGAGTCTATTGCTGGCGCAATATTCCTGGATAGTGGGTGTGATACCTCTGTAGTCTGGAAGGTAGTTTCTTTATCATTTGGAAGGAAATTATGTTCATCCTCATGTGGAAAATAGTAAAGTTTCATTTTATTAATCCGTCATGTCAGGTTTTTCAGCCTCTACTTGATCCAATGGTGACACCGGACACCCTTCCAATGCACCCTGTAAGGGAGCTCCAAGAGCGCTGTCAACAGCAAGCTGAAGGATTAGAATACAAAGCATCACGAACAGGCAATGTAGCTACAGTTGAAGTCTTTGTTGATGGTATTCAGATTGGTGTAGCTCAGAACCCACAGAAGAAGATGGCACAAAAGTTGGCGGCTAGAAATGCACTGGTTGTCTTGAAAGAGAAGGAAACTGCAGCAAAGAAAGATACTGAGAAGGATGGCGAGAAGAAAAACGGTTCACAGTTCACTAGGCAGACCCTGAACGATATCTGCTTGAGAAGGCAATGGCCGATGCCACAGTACAGGTGTATAAACGAGGGTGGCCCTGCCCATGCCAAAAGATTTGTTTATGCGGTAAGGGTAAATACATCTGACCGTGGATGGACTGACGAGTGCATTGGAGAGCCAATGCCGAGTGTGAAAAAGGCCAAGGACTCTGCCGCCGTTCTTCTGCTCGAGCTGCTGAATCGAAATTACTGTGACAAGCCTGATGGCAAATAATCTTTGATGTCTTTGCGGTGGTAGTGGTAGATGTGGAAGCATTCAGTGCTTTTGAGCAAGGCAAATTATCTTTGTTGATGTTCTTGGTGGCGGTAGTGGTGATATGGAGGCATTCAGCATTCTTATAACCATTCAATGCTTTTCAGCCCTCGCAAATAAAAACATAAGCAGAGCTGAGGAGTGAGATTAATTAGAGGATTATTTTTGTCTGATGAGGTCACTGGTTACAACTAGGTATTTACTGGTGAGGTATTGAGGTGTAACAAATAGCAGTTGCAAATTGCAATAGAGGAAGGATAGGTTGACATAGGATATTGGAGGCCTCTTATTCATCGATTGTGTAAGGTGTTTAAAGAACAGTGCATGGATCCAATAAATTTATATTGATATATATTAACATCTTTCTTCTCATGTATCTATTTCGCCCCGCTATGTATTCAGTGCTTACATGCTTACAACAAACACCTCACATTCTGTACATGTAGCAACAACATAAGTAGTACATATATGATATATCAAAGTGCCATTGCTGCGATGACATTTGAACAGAGTGAGCATGCTACCCGTACCCGGTAAGCCAATTAAATCTGTGAAGTCCATTTCTCGAGAATGGTCTAATCTGCGAATGAGAATCCAAATGACACTAATTTGGAAACTGACATGATGCAACGTCCATATGGTGAACAAACAATACATCTTATTCAAAACTCATCTTATGCAAATCCCAAAAATGATGAGCGACGCTACAACGCTGGACAAAACGTTCAATTTCCACTGGGTGTTGGTGTTGGTGACGAAGCAGACAGCAACGAGGAAGGAACGGTACGGTAGGTATCATCATCAGGCCGTGAGCTCCATGATGGCGCTGACGATGTCGCCGTCGTGCGCCTTGAGAGCCTTGACGGCCTTGGCGCGGGTGACGCTGGCCTGCGTCATGACGAGGTCGATGTCGCGGGGCTCTATCCCGTCCTCGTCGACCTCCTCTTCCTCGTCGGCCGGcgccgcagcggcggcggccgcgtccTGCTTGGCCATCACCTTGCTGAGGTCCTGCATCCTGAACTGCTGCGCGGCCTGCGCCTGCAGCTGGGAGCTCAGGTCCTCTATCTTGGCCTCACCGAATATCACGTACGTCTCCGACGTCGGGCTCTTGAAGACGTCCGGCTTGGACACCACGAACAGTATCTGAGGGACAGATGATAGGCATGGTAATTAAGGCAAGTGTGTCGCATTGGCTTGTGTTATATGTATATGTCGGATGACAAATTGACAAGTAATAACAGGGGCTAAGAATTGCATGGACATCGATCTTGTTTGTACTTTGTATGCATATGGAGATGAAAATTGCATGAACATTCGTGTTGTGTCTGTATACATAGAGAAGAAAAAAGTTGCGTGTTCCTCGTGGCGTGTATATATACGTACGTTCTTGGCTCTTTTGATAGTTATCCTGGTGACACCGGTGACGGGTTTCATTCCGAGCTTCATCATGGCCTTGCGGCTCTTCTTCTCGCTGCGGCTCTGCTTGGCACCCTCGGTTGCGCCGGCACCTAGCTCACCTACACGGCCAAATTAGTCCCTGCCGTGTCTGGCACGTGCAATAAAATTAACTATCTGCAGTTCTGCACTCGGGCTGGCAGGTAGCAGAAGGCAATCAAGCACAACTGTACACGTTACCTTCATCagcttcgtcgtcgtcgtcgtcgtcatcgtcgtcctcATCCACCTCGCCTTCCTTGACGTCCTCGACGACGACCGGCGCCTCGTCCTCCTTCTGCTGCTCCTCCGCCTTGGGCACGGCCTCCTCGCTCTCCACGACGGGCGCCGGCGCCTCGCTACCCTCCACCACCTCCGCCGCAGGAGCTTGCTCGCTGACCATCTTGGCTGGGACGCGGCCGGGTGTGCAGAGGCTACGGTGGTGGTGCAGCGACGTGCGGTGGCGACGCACGGGAACGGTGGCGGAGACTGGGATAAGGGGTGTCGAGCCGAGCGTGCGCCGAGACGGAGAGCGCGGCAGCAGGGCAGGGCCTTATCTATCTATCCAACGCAACCGTCACCCGCAGGCCGCAGCAAATGGGCTTTGGTAGTCTTGGGCTCTCTACACTCTGCTCGGCCTGGAcgccccccccgctggacgcgGCGTCGACCAAGGCCTCATCGTGCCCATGGACGTGGGCACGTACTCCGCGGCCCAGAAAATTAGATCCCAGGTCCATATACAATTTAATTTCGATCCAAGAAAAATAAGGATCAAGATGGGCCACATCCAGCATCCAGGTTCTATCATTTTTGCTTTTTTGCTGACTGCGCAAATTAAAGCATACGGTTCCTGTGTGACTGTGATGTTGCGTGTGGttacaaacttttttttttgtgtacagtaaaaaggaaaaggaggaaCTCGTTGGAAAATAATAGAACGTGGC contains:
- the LOC8077972 gene encoding endoribonuclease Dicer homolog 1 isoform X2 gives rise to the protein MAGAPGGGDAGGEHAAASYWYDACEDGASLLCGIDFAASADFDPGLIPAMDCGADDGFVAEIDRILESINAEVAPAPLPPPPVPAPAPAPALVAPLQPQPQLQEAAATVAHNAVVVADVPQRAQAVEARKEPRRESPVTAANGGGECRDGKRQRLTAGGTVGPRHDWRRRPMPPPPPSRGWEDRRGRRDYDRSRKRDRDRDGHYGHDHHRRDARGFWERDRGGKMVFRHGMWESETDRHGKRARTQDGSPAAENKAEVDRTGNEKPVTEEKARQYQLEVLEQAKSRNTIAFLETGAGKTLIAVLLIKSICDKMLKENKKMLAVFLVPKVPLVYQQAEVIRDRTGYRVGHYCGEMGQDFWDSRKWQREFESKQVLVMTAQILLNILRHSIIKMDAIHLLILDECHHAVKKHPYSLVMSEFYHTTPKDKRPAVFGMTASPVNLKGVTSQEDCAIKIRNLESKLDCVVCTIKDRKELEKHVPMPLEVIVHYDKAATLLSFHEQIKQMEAAVEEAALSSSKRTKWQFMGARDAGSRDELRLVYGVSERTESDGAANLIQKLRAINYALGELGQWCAYKVAQSFLTALQNDERANYQVDVKFQESYLKKVVDLLHCQLTEGAAMKSDSNDVETHNSENPKPNELEEGELPDSHAVSVGEHVDEVIGAAVADGKVTPRVQALIKILLKYQHTEDFRAIIFVERVVTALVLPKVFAELPSLGFIRCASLIGHNNNQEMRSCQMQDTIAKFRDGRVTLLVATSVAEEGLDIRQCNVVIRFDLAKTVLAYIQSRGRARKPGSDYILMLERGNLSHEAFLRNARNSEETLRKEAIERTDLSHLDGTSMLSPVDTSPDSMYQVESTGAVVSLNSAVGLIHFYCSQLPSDRYSILRPEFIMQKHEKPGGSTEYSCKLQLPCNAPFEKLEGPICSSIRLAQQAVCLAACKKLHEMGAFTDMLLPDRGSGEGEKTEQNDEGDPLPGTARHREFFPEGVAEILRGEWILSGRDGYQTSQFIKLYLYSVNCVNIGTSKDPFVTQLSNFALVFGNELDAEVLSTTMDLFVARTIITKASLVFRGPIEITESQLILLKSFHVRLMSIVLDVDVDPSTTPWDPAKAYLFVPVGAEKCMDLLREIDWTLVNSIVNSDAWNNPLQRARPDVYLGTNERTLGGDRREYGFGKLRNGTAFGQKAHPTYGIRGAIAEFDVVKASGLVPGRGRGHFNDYQNQGKLFMADSCWDAKDLAGMVVTAAHSGKRFYVDSICDNMNAENSFPRKEGYLGPLEYSSFADYYKQKYGVELIYKKQPLIRARGVSYCKNLLSPRFEHSEAGNGEFSENLDKTYYVYLPPELCLVHPLPGSLVRGAQRLPSIMRRVESMLLAIQLKDIIGYPVPANKILEALTAASCQETFCYERAELLGDAYLKWVVSRFLFLKYPQKHEGQLTRMRQQMVSNMILYQYALDKNLQSYIQADRFAPSRWAAPGVLPVFDEETRDSEPSIFDEEFAPSRELEKSSYDDYEEDSMQEDGEIEGDSSCYRVLSSKTLADVVEALIGVYYVAGGKIAANHLMKWIGINAELDPQEIPSSKPYNIPESIMKSINFDTLEGALGIKFQNKGLLVEAITHASRPSSGVSCYQRLEFVGDAVLDHLITKHLFFTYTDLPPGRLTDLRAAAVNNENFARVAVKHKLHVHLRHGSSALETQIREFVKDVQVELLKPGFNSFGLGDCKAPKVLGDIFESIAGAIFLDSGCDTSVVWKPLLDPMVTPDTLPMHPVRELQERCQQQAEGLEYKASRTGNVATVEVFVDGIQIGVAQNPQKKMAQKLAARNALVVLKEKETAAKKDTEKDGEKKNGSQFTRQTLNDICLRRQWPMPQYRCINEGGPAHAKRFVYAVRVNTSDRGWTDECIGEPMPSVKKAKDSAAVLLLELLNRNYCDKPDGK
- the LOC8077972 gene encoding endoribonuclease Dicer homolog 1 isoform X1, which produces MAGAPGGGDAGGEHAAASYWYDACEDGASLLCGIDFAASADFDPGLIPAMDCGADDGFVAEIDRILESINAEVAPAPLPPPPVPAPAPAPALVAPLQPQPQLQEAAATVAHNAVVVADVPQRAQAVEARKEPRRESPVTAANGGGECRDGKRQRLTAGGTVGPRHDWRRRPMPPPPPSRGWEDRRGRRDYDRSRKRDRDRDGHYGHDHHRRDARGFWERDRGGKMVFRHGMWESETDRHGKRARTQDGSPAAENKAEVDRTGNEKPVTEEKARQYQLEVLEQAKSRNTIAFLETGAGKTLIAVLLIKSICDKMLKENKKMLAVFLVPKVPLVYQQAEVIRDRTGYRVGHYCGEMGQDFWDSRKWQREFESKQVLVMTAQILLNILRHSIIKMDAIHLLILDECHHAVKKHPYSLVMSEFYHTTPKDKRPAVFGMTASPVNLKGVTSQEDCAIKIRNLESKLDCVVCTIKDRKELEKHVPMPLEVIVHYDKAATLLSFHEQIKQMEAAVEEAALSSSKRTKWQFMGARDAGSRDELRLVYGVSERTESDGAANLIQKLRAINYALGELGQWCAYKVAQSFLTALQNDERANYQVDVKFQESYLKKVVDLLHCQLTEGAAMKSDSNDVETHNSENPKPNELEEGELPDSHAVSVGEHVDEVIGAAVADGKVTPRVQALIKILLKYQHTEDFRAIIFVERVVTALVLPKVFAELPSLGFIRCASLIGHNNNQEMRSCQMQDTIAKFRDGRVTLLVATSVAEEGLDIRQCNVVIRFDLAKTVLAYIQSRGRARKPGSDYILMLERGNLSHEAFLRNARNSEETLRKEAIERTDLSHLDGTSMLSPVDTSPDSMYQVESTGAVVSLNSAVGLIHFYCSQLPSDRYSILRPEFIMQKHEKPGGSTEYSCKLQLPCNAPFEKLEGPICSSIRLAQQAVCLAACKKLHEMGAFTDMLLPDRGSGEGEKTEQNDEGDPLPGTARHREFFPEGVAEILRGEWILSGRDGYQTSQFIKLYLYSVNCVNIGTSKDPFVTQLSNFALVFGNELDAEVLSTTMDLFVARTIITKASLVFRGPIEITESQLILLKSFHVRLMSIVLDVDVDPSTTPWDPAKAYLFVPVGAEKCMDLLREIDWTLVNSIVNSDAWNNPLQRARPDVYLGTNERTLGGDRREYGFGKLRNGTAFGQKAHPTYGIRGAIAEFDVVKASGLVPGRGRGHFNDYQNQGKLFMADSCWDAKDLAGMVVTAAHSGKRFYVDSICDNMNAENSFPRKEGYLGPLEYSSFADYYKQKYGVELIYKKQPLIRARGVSYCKNLLSPRFEHSEAGNGEFSENLDKTYYVYLPPELCLVHPLPGSLVRGAQRLPSIMRRVESMLLAIQLKDIIGYPVPANKILEALTAASCQETFCYERAELLGDAYLKWVVSRFLFLKYPQKHEGQLTRMRQQMVSNMILYQYALDKNLQSYIQADRFAPSRWAAPGVLPVFDEETRDSEPSIFDEEFAPSRELEKSSYDDYEEDSMQEDGEIEGDSSCYRVLSSKTLADVVEALIGVYYVAGGKIAANHLMKWIGINAELDPQEIPSSKPYNIPESIMKSINFDTLEGALGIKFQNKGLLVEAITHASRPSSGVSCYQRLEFVGDAVLDHLITKHLFFTYTDLPPGRLTDLRAAAVNNENFARVAVKHKLHVHLRHGSSALETQIREFVKDVQVELLKPGFNSFGLGDCKAPKVLGDIFESIAGAIFLDSGCDTSVVWKVFQPLLDPMVTPDTLPMHPVRELQERCQQQAEGLEYKASRTGNVATVEVFVDGIQIGVAQNPQKKMAQKLAARNALVVLKEKETAAKKDTEKDGEKKNGSQFTRQTLNDICLRRQWPMPQYRCINEGGPAHAKRFVYAVRVNTSDRGWTDECIGEPMPSVKKAKDSAAVLLLELLNRNYCDKPDGK
- the LOC8077972 gene encoding endoribonuclease Dicer homolog 1 isoform X3 is translated as MGQDFWDSRKWQREFESKQVLVMTAQILLNILRHSIIKMDAIHLLILDECHHAVKKHPYSLVMSEFYHTTPKDKRPAVFGMTASPVNLKGVTSQEDCAIKIRNLESKLDCVVCTIKDRKELEKHVPMPLEVIVHYDKAATLLSFHEQIKQMEAAVEEAALSSSKRTKWQFMGARDAGSRDELRLVYGVSERTESDGAANLIQKLRAINYALGELGQWCAYKVAQSFLTALQNDERANYQVDVKFQESYLKKVVDLLHCQLTEGAAMKSDSNDVETHNSENPKPNELEEGELPDSHAVSVGEHVDEVIGAAVADGKVTPRVQALIKILLKYQHTEDFRAIIFVERVVTALVLPKVFAELPSLGFIRCASLIGHNNNQEMRSCQMQDTIAKFRDGRVTLLVATSVAEEGLDIRQCNVVIRFDLAKTVLAYIQSRGRARKPGSDYILMLERGNLSHEAFLRNARNSEETLRKEAIERTDLSHLDGTSMLSPVDTSPDSMYQVESTGAVVSLNSAVGLIHFYCSQLPSDRYSILRPEFIMQKHEKPGGSTEYSCKLQLPCNAPFEKLEGPICSSIRLAQQAVCLAACKKLHEMGAFTDMLLPDRGSGEGEKTEQNDEGDPLPGTARHREFFPEGVAEILRGEWILSGRDGYQTSQFIKLYLYSVNCVNIGTSKDPFVTQLSNFALVFGNELDAEVLSTTMDLFVARTIITKASLVFRGPIEITESQLILLKSFHVRLMSIVLDVDVDPSTTPWDPAKAYLFVPVGAEKCMDLLREIDWTLVNSIVNSDAWNNPLQRARPDVYLGTNERTLGGDRREYGFGKLRNGTAFGQKAHPTYGIRGAIAEFDVVKASGLVPGRGRGHFNDYQNQGKLFMADSCWDAKDLAGMVVTAAHSGKRFYVDSICDNMNAENSFPRKEGYLGPLEYSSFADYYKQKYGVELIYKKQPLIRARGVSYCKNLLSPRFEHSEAGNGEFSENLDKTYYVYLPPELCLVHPLPGSLVRGAQRLPSIMRRVESMLLAIQLKDIIGYPVPANKILEALTAASCQETFCYERAELLGDAYLKWVVSRFLFLKYPQKHEGQLTRMRQQMVSNMILYQYALDKNLQSYIQADRFAPSRWAAPGVLPVFDEETRDSEPSIFDEEFAPSRELEKSSYDDYEEDSMQEDGEIEGDSSCYRVLSSKTLADVVEALIGVYYVAGGKIAANHLMKWIGINAELDPQEIPSSKPYNIPESIMKSINFDTLEGALGIKFQNKGLLVEAITHASRPSSGVSCYQRLEFVGDAVLDHLITKHLFFTYTDLPPGRLTDLRAAAVNNENFARVAVKHKLHVHLRHGSSALETQIREFVKDVQVELLKPGFNSFGLGDCKAPKVLGDIFESIAGAIFLDSGCDTSVVWKVFQPLLDPMVTPDTLPMHPVRELQERCQQQAEGLEYKASRTGNVATVEVFVDGIQIGVAQNPQKKMAQKLAARNALVVLKEKETAAKKDTEKDGEKKNGSQFTRQTLNDICLRRQWPMPQYRCINEGGPAHAKRFVYAVRVNTSDRGWTDECIGEPMPSVKKAKDSAAVLLLELLNRNYCDKPDGK
- the LOC8085725 gene encoding nascent polypeptide-associated complex subunit alpha-like protein 1 isoform X1; the protein is MVSEQAPAAEVVEGSEAPAPVVESEEAVPKAEEQQKEDEAPVVVEDVKEGEVDEDDDDDDDDDEADEGELGAGATEGAKQSRSEKKSRKAMMKLGMKPVTGVTRITIKRAKNILFVVSKPDVFKSPTSETYVIFGEAKIEDLSSQLQAQAAQQFRMQDLSKVMAKQDAAAAAAAPADEEEEVDEDGIEPRDIDLVMTQASVTRAKAVKALKAHDGDIVSAIMELTA
- the LOC8085725 gene encoding nascent polypeptide-associated complex subunit alpha-like protein 4 isoform X2 gives rise to the protein MVSEQAPAAEVVEGSEAPAPVVESEEAVPKAEEQQKEDEAPVVVEDVKEGEVDEDDDDDDDDDEADEGAGATEGAKQSRSEKKSRKAMMKLGMKPVTGVTRITIKRAKNILFVVSKPDVFKSPTSETYVIFGEAKIEDLSSQLQAQAAQQFRMQDLSKVMAKQDAAAAAAAPADEEEEVDEDGIEPRDIDLVMTQASVTRAKAVKALKAHDGDIVSAIMELTA